In Deinococcus sp. HSC-46F16, the following are encoded in one genomic region:
- a CDS encoding transcriptional regulator produces MTEVPAGEGTAPEGPVVAIPVYAGVSELELGIMVAVCRLCGGEGATRTVSRSRVSIVTAGGLVSTPHVLYAALPEPAALLIPGGPGAARAARDPLLREFLARHAALPTGASGGGLLLPGAAGTLAGRVVGGPADLADTLWGYTPADVRPGEVVTDGLLTTTPSGLPALHAALAVAAHVWGEQAAREAADRLGHA; encoded by the coding sequence ATGACCGAGGTGCCTGCTGGGGAGGGGACCGCTCCCGAAGGTCCCGTCGTCGCCATTCCCGTCTACGCCGGGGTCAGTGAGCTGGAACTCGGCATCATGGTGGCCGTCTGCCGCCTGTGCGGGGGCGAGGGCGCGACCCGCACGGTCAGCCGCTCGCGGGTGAGCATCGTGACCGCCGGGGGGCTGGTGAGCACGCCCCACGTCCTGTACGCCGCGCTGCCCGAACCCGCCGCCCTGCTGATTCCCGGTGGTCCCGGCGCGGCGAGGGCGGCCCGCGATCCCCTGCTGCGCGAGTTTCTCGCCAGGCACGCGGCGCTGCCCACGGGCGCGAGTGGCGGTGGCCTGCTGCTTCCCGGCGCGGCGGGCACCCTGGCGGGCCGGGTAGTGGGTGGCCCCGCCGACCTCGCGGACACGCTCTGGGGCTATACCCCGGCCGACGTGCGCCCCGGCGAGGTGGTCACCGACGGCCTCCTCACGACAACCCCCTCCGGCCTGCCCGCCCTGCACGCGGCCCTTGCCGTGGCCGCCCACGTCTGGGGTGAACAAGCCGCGCGGGAGGCCGCCGACCGCCTTGGGCACGCCTGA
- a CDS encoding DUF3208 domain-containing protein, whose amino-acid sequence MTSPEESSVPAGGRAAVRLLQGYLWHPESLDVDLEQYLPHDLDDAHVLWDAVQPPFAFFENGEPTASQTFYQFTVLRLYEEKPGADALHAHAEAASHALNPLLDATPPGVGWQLWEDLREL is encoded by the coding sequence ATGACCTCTCCCGAAGAGTCCAGCGTTCCGGCCGGGGGCCGCGCTGCCGTGCGACTCCTGCAAGGCTACCTGTGGCACCCCGAGAGCCTGGACGTGGACCTCGAACAGTACCTGCCCCACGACCTCGACGACGCGCACGTGCTGTGGGACGCGGTGCAGCCGCCCTTCGCCTTTTTCGAGAACGGCGAGCCGACCGCCTCCCAGACCTTCTACCAGTTCACCGTGCTGCGCCTGTACGAGGAAAAACCCGGCGCAGACGCTCTGCACGCCCATGCCGAGGCCGCCAGCCACGCCCTGAACCCGCTGCTGGACGCCACCCCGCCCGGCGTAGGCTGGCAACTGTGGGAGGACCTGCGCGAGCTATGA
- a CDS encoding DNA-binding protein yields MSQKKPDLRIPRQVQDNAALGLRLRDEHGYGGTEVGEHMAEKLAAGGDLSPEEVRHVAQYFPRHAHDSLDQTGEDGGKPSRGYIAWLLWGGDEGRAWSEQVSARLDKAEDN; encoded by the coding sequence ATGAGCCAGAAGAAGCCCGACCTCCGCATTCCCCGACAGGTGCAGGACAATGCCGCGCTGGGCCTGCGCCTGCGCGACGAACACGGCTACGGCGGCACCGAGGTCGGTGAGCACATGGCCGAGAAACTGGCTGCCGGGGGCGACCTCTCGCCGGAGGAGGTGCGGCACGTCGCCCAGTATTTCCCCCGCCACGCGCACGACAGCCTCGATCAGACCGGGGAAGACGGCGGCAAACCCTCGCGCGGCTACATCGCCTGGCTGCTGTGGGGCGGCGACGAGGGCCGAGCGTGGAGCGAGCAGGTCAGCGCCCGACTTGACAAGGCAGAAGACAACTGA
- the hemB gene encoding porphobilinogen synthase produces the protein MLERPRRLRRSAGLRALTREVSLSARHFIHPIFVHEEDTETPIATMPGVSRHSVAGAVAQAREALSLGILSVILFGIPSQKDPQGSGAYAEGGVIQRAAAAIKAEVPGVTVIADTCLCEYTDHGHCGPLCQTGEGDWTVDNDAALELLARTAVSQARAGADVVAPSAMMDGQVGAIRAALDAAGFEHVPVMAYAVKYASAYYGPFRDAAGSAPSVGNRASYQMDPAGGEREALREARLDAEQGADFLMVKPALAYLDMLRALREHFDLPLVAYNVSGEYSLIKAAAQAGYMDERRTVLETLTGMRRAGADAIITYHALDAARWLREEVGA, from the coding sequence ATGCTGGAGCGTCCCCGTCGCCTGCGCCGCAGCGCTGGCCTGCGTGCCCTGACCCGCGAGGTAAGCCTCTCGGCCCGCCACTTCATCCACCCCATCTTCGTCCACGAGGAAGACACCGAGACCCCCATCGCCACCATGCCGGGCGTGAGCCGCCACTCGGTCGCGGGGGCGGTCGCCCAGGCGCGGGAGGCGCTGAGCTTGGGCATCCTCAGCGTGATCCTCTTCGGTATCCCCTCCCAGAAAGACCCCCAGGGCAGTGGCGCCTACGCCGAGGGGGGCGTGATTCAGCGGGCGGCGGCGGCGATCAAGGCCGAGGTGCCGGGCGTGACCGTCATTGCCGACACCTGCCTGTGCGAGTACACCGACCACGGCCACTGCGGCCCGCTGTGCCAGACGGGGGAGGGCGACTGGACGGTGGACAACGACGCCGCGCTGGAGCTGCTCGCCCGCACCGCCGTCTCGCAGGCCCGCGCCGGGGCGGACGTGGTGGCTCCCAGCGCGATGATGGACGGACAGGTCGGCGCGATCCGGGCGGCGCTGGACGCGGCGGGCTTTGAGCACGTGCCCGTTATGGCCTACGCCGTCAAGTACGCCAGCGCCTACTACGGCCCCTTCCGCGACGCGGCGGGCAGCGCCCCCAGCGTGGGCAACCGCGCCTCCTACCAGATGGACCCGGCGGGCGGCGAGCGCGAGGCCCTGCGCGAAGCCCGGCTGGACGCCGAGCAGGGCGCCGACTTCCTGATGGTCAAGCCCGCGCTGGCCTATCTCGACATGTTGCGGGCGCTGCGCGAGCACTTTGACCTGCCCCTGGTCGCCTACAACGTCAGCGGCGAGTATTCGCTGATCAAGGCCGCCGCCCAGGCCGGGTACATGGACGAGCGCCGCACCGTGCTCGAAACCCTGACCGGGATGCGCCGCGCCGGGGCCGACGCGATCATCACCTATCACGCCCTGGATGCGGCACGATGGCTCCGGGAAGAGGTGGGCGCATGA
- a CDS encoding diacylglycerol kinase family lipid kinase — MTQALSPSSPSGRSYAVVLNPTAGRGLAGRTWPRLEAELRVRGLEYEVIQEANGPAALARVQALPPGVAVLAVGGDGTVGALLPALVGTGRPLGVIPLGTGNDFAGMLGLKPGDFRAALSRLAGSPRPVDALRVTVQGEGGVGETRLLLNGLGMGFDAQLTARLPEAPAWLPGLGRYAWAALTTLRHLTLTPVTAEVEGERLYAGPSILAAAMNGTRYGGGFHISPASDPRDGQLNVVVSGPLGRRQVLRLMALVLPGRHLGDPGVHHRAGRVAELTWARPTWLHLDGDVVGRATGVRVEVLPGAVALLG; from the coding sequence GTGACTCAGGCACTTTCCCCGTCTTCCCCTTCCGGGCGGTCCTACGCCGTCGTCCTCAACCCCACCGCCGGGCGGGGCCTGGCCGGGCGCACCTGGCCCCGGCTGGAAGCCGAGTTGCGGGTGCGCGGGCTGGAGTACGAGGTGATTCAGGAGGCGAATGGTCCGGCGGCGCTGGCGCGGGTGCAGGCGCTGCCCCCCGGCGTGGCAGTGCTCGCGGTGGGCGGCGACGGCACGGTGGGGGCACTGCTGCCCGCGCTGGTGGGGACCGGGCGGCCCCTGGGAGTCATTCCGTTGGGCACCGGCAACGACTTCGCGGGGATGCTGGGCCTCAAGCCGGGGGACTTCCGGGCGGCCCTCTCGCGGCTCGCGGGGTCGCCCCGGCCGGTGGATGCCCTGCGCGTGACCGTGCAGGGGGAGGGCGGCGTGGGCGAGACGCGGCTGCTGCTCAACGGCCTGGGCATGGGCTTCGACGCGCAGCTCACCGCCCGGCTCCCGGAGGCTCCCGCGTGGCTGCCGGGGCTGGGGCGCTACGCCTGGGCCGCGCTGACCACCCTGCGGCACCTGACCCTCACGCCCGTCACGGCCGAGGTGGAGGGCGAACGCCTCTACGCTGGCCCCAGCATCCTGGCCGCCGCCATGAACGGCACCCGTTACGGGGGCGGCTTTCACATCAGCCCGGCTTCCGACCCGCGCGACGGGCAGCTCAACGTGGTCGTCAGCGGCCCGCTGGGGCGGCGGCAGGTGCTGCGGCTAATGGCGCTGGTGCTGCCAGGGCGTCACCTGGGCGACCCCGGCGTCCACCACCGGGCGGGCCGGGTGGCCGAGCTGACCTGGGCGCGGCCGACGTGGTTGCACCTCGACGGCGACGTGGTGGGCCGGGCGACGGGGGTGCGCGTGGAGGTGCTGCCGGGGGCGGTGGCACTGCTGGGATAG
- the wecB gene encoding non-hydrolyzing UDP-N-acetylglucosamine 2-epimerase, whose protein sequence is MIHPAAKRIVLAFGTRPEATKMAPVYSAIAAQSGLTPLILSTGQQRQMLDEALAVFGLTPDEDLQVMTDRQTLADLTGRIVPQAGRKLREMGADMVLVHGDTTTSFCVALSAFYEGIPVGHVEAGLRSGSMREPFPEEANRRLTGVLSDLDFAPTPGSAANLRREGKGELGLFVTGQTAVDAVREVAGRVPLRPEWRAKLDGGQRLVTVTMHRRENLPMMREMAEALADVARAHPGTHFVYPVHLNPAVQEAVRPALSGLPNFELTDPLDYAQMAPLMAASALLATDSGGLQEEGAALGVPVAVLRNVTERPEGLEAGVLTLAGNDPQNLRAVLNRLLSDESELARMRSARNPYGDGHAARRIAAAVAWHFGLAQRPEDWA, encoded by the coding sequence ATGATCCACCCCGCCGCCAAACGCATCGTCCTCGCCTTCGGCACGCGCCCGGAAGCCACCAAGATGGCCCCGGTGTACTCGGCCATCGCCGCGCAGTCCGGCCTGACGCCCCTGATCCTCTCGACTGGGCAGCAGCGGCAGATGCTGGACGAGGCGCTCGCCGTTTTCGGCCTGACCCCCGACGAGGACTTGCAGGTCATGACCGACCGGCAGACGCTGGCCGACCTCACCGGGCGCATCGTGCCGCAGGCGGGGCGCAAATTGCGCGAGATGGGGGCAGACATGGTGCTGGTGCACGGGGACACGACCACGTCCTTTTGCGTGGCCCTCAGCGCCTTTTACGAGGGGATTCCGGTGGGGCACGTGGAGGCGGGGCTGCGCAGCGGGAGCATGCGCGAACCCTTTCCGGAGGAGGCCAACCGCCGCCTGACCGGGGTGCTCAGCGACCTCGACTTCGCGCCCACCCCCGGCAGCGCGGCGAACCTGCGCCGGGAGGGCAAGGGCGAGCTGGGCCTCTTCGTGACCGGGCAGACCGCCGTGGACGCGGTGCGCGAGGTCGCCGGGCGGGTGCCGCTGCGCCCCGAGTGGCGGGCAAAACTGGACGGCGGGCAGCGGCTGGTGACCGTCACCATGCACCGCCGCGAGAACCTGCCCATGATGCGCGAGATGGCCGAGGCCCTCGCGGACGTGGCCCGCGCCCATCCGGGCACCCATTTCGTCTACCCGGTCCACCTCAACCCGGCGGTGCAGGAGGCGGTGCGCCCGGCGCTGTCGGGCCTGCCCAACTTTGAACTCACCGACCCGCTCGACTACGCGCAGATGGCTCCCTTGATGGCGGCCTCGGCGCTGCTGGCGACCGACTCCGGGGGCTTGCAGGAGGAGGGGGCGGCGCTGGGGGTGCCCGTCGCGGTCCTCCGCAACGTCACCGAGCGCCCCGAGGGGCTGGAGGCGGGCGTGCTGACCCTGGCGGGGAACGACCCGCAGAACCTCCGCGCGGTGCTAAATCGCCTGCTCTCCGACGAAAGCGAACTCGCCCGGATGCGCTCGGCCCGCAACCCCTACGGGGACGGGCACGCGGCGCGGCGCATCGCGGCGGCGGTGGCGTGGCACTTCGGGCTGGCGCAGCGGCCGGAAGACTGGGCGTAG